One stretch of Methanosphaera sp. WGK6 DNA includes these proteins:
- a CDS encoding elongation factor 1-beta, which yields MSDVAAILKVMPESPEVDLEALKQAIENAVDDEAFENIAEEPIGFGLVALNVTIVVDDGEGGTEPAEEAIAALDEVQSVEVTDVRRLM from the coding sequence ATGTCTGATGTAGCAGCAATTTTAAAAGTAATGCCTGAAAGTCCAGAAGTAGACTTAGAAGCATTAAAACAAGCAATTGAAAATGCAGTTGATGACGAAGCATTTGAAAACATTGCTGAAGAACCAATAGGTTTTGGATTAGTTGCATTAAATGTTACTATTGTAGTTGATGATGGTGAAGGTGGAACTGAACCTGCAGAAGAAGCAATAGCTGCACTTGATGAAGTACAATCCGTAGAAGTAACTGATGTTAGAAGATTAATGTAA
- a CDS encoding zinc finger domain-containing protein: protein MAEKMICTSCKQEISPIDEYVKFHCPECDAVIYRCPKCRTFGHEYTCECGFKGP, encoded by the coding sequence ATGGCAGAAAAAATGATTTGTACTTCTTGTAAACAAGAAATTTCACCAATCGATGAATATGTTAAATTCCACTGCCCAGAATGTGATGCAGTGATTTACAGATGTCCTAAATGTAGAACTTTTGGACATGAATATACATGCGAATGTGGATTTAAAGGACCTTAA
- the pth2 gene encoding peptidyl-tRNA hydrolase Pth2 has protein sequence MKQVIVMRTDLKMGKGKIAAQACHACLGCYKKSDKENIRKWEFTGQKKVVLKISSEEELLKLHTLVKETNLTCCLITDAGHTQIEPSTRTCLGIGPGPDDEIDKLTGHLKLL, from the coding sequence ATGAAACAAGTTATAGTTATGAGAACCGATTTAAAGATGGGTAAAGGAAAAATAGCTGCCCAAGCATGTCATGCATGTTTAGGTTGTTATAAAAAATCAGATAAGGAAAATATTAGAAAATGGGAATTTACTGGACAAAAAAAAGTTGTTTTAAAAATATCCTCCGAAGAAGAATTACTTAAGTTACATACACTGGTTAAAGAAACTAATTTAACTTGTTGTCTGATAACTGATGCTGGACATACACAAATAGAACCATCAACTAGAACATGTTTAGGTATTGGTCCTGGACCTGATGATGAAATAGATAAATTAACAGGTCATTTAAAATTATTATAA
- a CDS encoding YcaO-related McrA-glycine thioamidation protein gives MLNESPVKYKKSTHRTINPERTLENISKITKDIGLTRTSNITHLDRIKIPVFTSVRPLAQEGAVSIYAGKGPTEIHAKVSSIMEAVERYSAEIQGNENTIIQKYNSSDCLNPETLILPRDTYHDEELEWVEGYSIKNGSKLYIPSNVVYHPYTTENIHHICLSNTNGLASGNSIEEAIFHGLMEVVERDAWSLFEAFKENKPEITCENTSNQYIVELLEKFREANVFIKLIDLTSDNDIPTIGAVSEDLSLKDPALLTLGIGTHLDPNIAVIRAITEVAQSRATQIHGTREDTTRANLLRDTGYERMKRLNKHWFRESEHKINLENMPNKSKNSFKEDIEITLDLLKKSGINDAYYVDLTRKINIPTVRVIVPGMEVFSVDTSRIGNRLRPKNMIF, from the coding sequence ATGCTAAACGAATCACCTGTTAAATATAAAAAATCAACACACCGAACAATAAATCCAGAAAGAACTTTGGAAAATATTTCTAAAATAACAAAAGATATTGGTTTAACTAGAACATCCAATATAACCCATTTAGATAGAATTAAAATCCCTGTATTTACATCAGTTAGACCTCTTGCACAAGAAGGTGCAGTTAGTATTTATGCTGGAAAAGGCCCTACTGAAATACATGCAAAAGTTTCATCAATAATGGAAGCAGTAGAACGTTATTCTGCAGAAATACAAGGTAATGAAAACACTATTATCCAAAAATATAATTCAAGTGATTGTCTTAATCCTGAAACATTAATATTACCTCGTGATACATACCATGATGAAGAACTTGAATGGGTTGAAGGATATTCTATAAAAAATGGAAGTAAACTATACATCCCATCTAATGTAGTATACCACCCATATACTACTGAAAATATCCATCACATTTGCTTATCTAACACAAATGGATTAGCTTCAGGTAATTCAATAGAAGAAGCCATATTTCATGGACTTATGGAAGTTGTTGAAAGAGATGCATGGAGTTTATTTGAAGCATTTAAAGAAAATAAACCTGAAATTACTTGTGAAAATACTTCTAATCAATATATTGTAGAATTATTAGAAAAATTCAGAGAAGCTAATGTTTTTATTAAATTAATTGATTTAACAAGTGATAATGATATTCCTACAATAGGTGCTGTTTCAGAAGATTTATCTCTAAAAGATCCTGCTTTATTAACATTAGGTATTGGAACCCATCTTGATCCAAATATTGCAGTCATTCGTGCGATTACAGAAGTAGCCCAAAGTAGAGCAACACAAATTCATGGAACTCGTGAAGATACTACTCGTGCTAATTTACTTAGAGATACAGGTTATGAACGTATGAAACGTTTAAATAAACATTGGTTTAGAGAATCAGAGCATAAAATAAATCTTGAAAATATGCCTAATAAATCTAAAAATTCATTTAAAGAAGATATTGAAATAACATTAGATTTATTAAAAAAATCAGGAATTAATGATGCATATTATGTGGATTTAACACGAAAAATTAATATTCCAACAGTACGTGTGATTGTTCCAGGTATGGAAGTATTTAGTGTAGATACATCACGTATAGGTAATAGATTACGACCTAAAAATATGATATTCTAG
- a CDS encoding metalloprotease, which yields MVTFSKIEIKDLIISIIVITLLFAYIYSNGTWDMFIILIPITLVTVGLSFILHELGHKITAQHYGFFAEFRKWNYGLILAVITAFMGFIFLAPGAVYIGPYTGFISDRENGIISVAGPLINIILAVLFLGIGLIIQPYVTLNNMLMIYLALTCSIGFHINSFLALFNLLPIPTLDGSKVMKWNIPLWLTTIIISGILTFISRTITFF from the coding sequence ATGGTAACATTTTCAAAAATAGAAATTAAAGATTTAATAATATCAATCATAGTCATAACTTTACTATTTGCATATATCTATAGTAATGGTACGTGGGATATGTTTATTATACTAATTCCTATAACTTTAGTTACTGTTGGATTAAGTTTTATATTACATGAATTAGGACATAAGATTACAGCACAACACTATGGTTTTTTTGCAGAATTTAGAAAATGGAATTATGGATTAATACTTGCTGTGATAACTGCATTTATGGGATTTATCTTTTTAGCACCCGGTGCTGTTTATATTGGACCTTACACAGGATTTATTAGTGATAGAGAAAATGGTATTATCTCTGTTGCAGGACCTCTAATCAATATTATATTAGCAGTACTATTTTTAGGAATAGGTCTTATTATTCAACCATATGTTACTTTAAATAATATGTTAATGATATATTTAGCATTAACTTGTTCAATAGGATTCCACATAAATAGTTTCCTTGCATTATTCAATTTATTACCAATACCTACACTTGATGGTTCAAAAGTAATGAAATGGAATATACCTTTATGGCTTACAACAATTATTATTTCAGGAATACTAACATTCATATCACGTACAATAACATTCTTCTAA